In Nicotiana tabacum cultivar K326 chromosome 17, ASM71507v2, whole genome shotgun sequence, one DNA window encodes the following:
- the LOC107812739 gene encoding BRCA1-associated RING domain protein 1 gives MAAETQSISRLLNPLAFHIQKLGLELKCPLCLNLLNKPMLLPCDHIFCNLCVPRSTQVQCECPVCKHQYVNQEIRAVPHMESMIAIFRSLDATFNAKVFQFKSPDAGWSSEQYPISVSLDDKSRNEQSVKAIVSSNDPNKEINRRNGHGIPWNGVNNLSLLPSSDRKADLKNERNDAEEIDLNQVQQQSPDSSHSSDNNKDIVKETSELRVRNNDIKSHTAKMSVEDSSHVVEGLVHHTIKHEHVFEERDLKRQKKLSYELSETVLQSHAITNSDCSLACKLSESSLVAQPKAVSDQHLPKGSVCAFCHTSKITEGTGPMLHYANGREVVGDVTSLSKAIPVHMKCIDWAPQVYYDGDTLRNLEAELARAAKLKCSGCGLKGAALGCLMKSCRRSYHMPCAFEIQDCRWDCDNFVMLCPSHKSVKFPSEKSKSRKRASMEACQESAPITSEQLNFWATSSDGPKEWVLCGSALSSEEKYMMVKFANICGATVCKTWNPNVTHVIAATDEKGACTRTLKVLMAILGGKWILTIDWIKACIGANCPVIEEPYEVSLDNHGCFGGPKAGRLKASSNAPKLFDGFKFYLSGDYVAAYKKDLLDLVEKGGGSIIHSKEQLIYQIGSMKATNSSCLVVYNLDPPRGCMSGEDSNVLLHRQAEAEDLAKQIGCQVIQHTWILQSIAACKLEPFC, from the exons CTTAAACTTGCTGAATAAACCTATGTTGCTTCCATGCGATCATATTTTCTGCAA CCTTTGTGTTCCAAGGTCTACCCAAGTTCAATGTGAATGCCCTGTATGCAAACATCAATATGTTAATCAAG AAATAAGGGCAGTGCCTCATATGGAGAGTATGATAGCCATATTTAGAAGCTTAGATGCTACTTTCAATGCTAAAGTCTTTCAATTCAAATCTCCTG ATGCTGGATGGTCATCGGAACAATATCCTATTTCTGTTAGTCTTGATGATAAATCAAGAAATGAGCAATCTGTCAAGGCCATAGTAAGCAGCAATGATCCAAACAAGGAAATTAATAGGCGGAATGGACATGGAATTCCTTGGAATGGCGTGAATAATTTGAGTCTCTTGCCTTCTTCTGACAGAAAGGCAGACTTAAAAAATGAAAGGAATGATGCAGAGGAAATAGATTTGAATCAAGTGCAACAACAATCGCCAGACAGCTCTCATTCATCCGATAATAACAAAGATATAGTTAAAGAGACAAGTGAACTGAGAGTAAGAAATAAT GATATAAAAAGCCATACTGCGAAGATGTCTGTAGAAGATAGCTCACACGTGGTTGAAGGTCTAGTGCACCACACAATTAAGCATGAACATGTGTTTGAGGAAAGAGACTTGAAGAGACAAAAGAAATTAAGCTATGAATTGTCAGAGACGGTCTTGCAAAGTCATGCTATTACCAACTCTGACTGCTCTTTGGCATGCAAATTGAGTGAATCTTCTTTGGTTGCTCAGCCAAAAGCAGTTTCAGATCAACATCTTCCGAAAGGAAGTGTTTGTGCTTTCTGCCACACATCTAAGATAACAGAG GGAACTGGACCAATGCTGCACTATGCAAATGGAAGGGAGGTGGTGGGAGATGTTACTTCACTTTCAAAAGCCATACCTGTGCACATGAAATGTATTGACTG GGCACCTCaagtatattatgatggagatACCTTGAGAAATTTGGAGGCTGAGTTGGCAAGAGCTGCAAAACTCAAGTGTAGTGGCTGCGGCCTAAAGGGTGCAGCACTTGGCTGCCTCATGAAGTCATGCCGCAGGAGTTATCATATGCCTTGTGCATTTGAAATCCAAGACTGCCGATGGGATTGT GACAACTTTGTAATGCTCTGCCCGAGTCATAAATCTGTTAAATTTCCAAGTGAGAAGTCAAAGTCTAGGAAGCGCGCCAGTATGGAAGCATGTCAAGAATCTGCTCCCAT AACATCTGAGCAATTGAATTTTTGGGCAACATCATCAGATGGACCCAAAGAATGGGTTCTATGTGGATCTGCTCTATCCTCAGAAGAGAAG TATATGATGGTCAAGTTTGCTAACATTTGCGGCGCAACTGTGTGCAAGACTTGGAACCCAAATGTCACCCATGTCATTGCAGCAACAGATGAAAAGGGTGCATGCACCAGAACACTGAAAGTTCTCATGGCAATTTTGGGTGGAAAATGGATCCTAACAATTGATT GGATAAAAGCCTGCATCGGAGCAAATTGTCCTGTGATTGAAGAACCTTATGAAGTTAGCCTGGACAATCATGGCTGTTTTGGTGGCCCTAAAGCTGGTAGACTTAAGGCTTCATCCAAT GCACCTAAACTTTTTGATGGTTTCAAGTTTTATCTGAGCGGAGATTATGTAGCAGCTTACAAAAAGGACCTATTAGATCTAGTCGAAAAGGGTGGAGGTTCCATCATTCACAGTAAGGAACAGCTGATTTACCAGATAGGTTCTATGAAAGCAACTAACTCATCTTGTCTAGTTGTTTATAATCTTGATCCTCCACGCGGTTGCATGTCTGGCGAAGATAGCAATGTTTTGCTGCACAGACAAGCTGAGGCTGAAGATTTGGCCAAGCAAATTGGTTGTCAGGTCATTCAGCATACATGGATCCTGCAGTCTATTGCTGCATGTAAATTAGAACCTTTCTGCTGA